One window from the genome of Pseudanabaena yagii GIHE-NHR1 encodes:
- the trpD gene encoding anthranilate phosphoribosyltransferase, whose amino-acid sequence MEQNWSQLLKQLIDRQSLTSEQATSLMQGWLEGAIAPELSGAILIALQLKGVEASELAAMANVLQSQSEGQKSHDQFGHIVDRSKPLIDTCGTGGDGASTFNISTSVAFVVAAAGIPVAKHGNRAVSSRSGSADVLEAIGIHLASPIEKIYEALSAVGITFLFAPNWHPAMRSVGAIRKSLGVRTVFNLIGPLVNPLHPTGQVLGVYNKSLTHTVAEALRLLDRQQAVVLHSREGLDEAGLGDLTDISFLSNGQVTEEAINPQSLGLTPAPLASLKGGNVQENADILKAVLQGKGDRAQADCVALNSGLALRIGGAANSWNEGVEIASQIIQSGAAWDKAEALVRFLK is encoded by the coding sequence ATGGAACAAAATTGGTCCCAACTATTAAAACAGCTTATTGATCGACAGTCCTTAACTAGTGAACAAGCAACATCTCTGATGCAGGGCTGGCTAGAAGGTGCGATCGCTCCAGAGTTATCGGGAGCAATTTTGATCGCTTTGCAATTAAAAGGAGTTGAGGCTTCAGAATTAGCAGCGATGGCGAATGTGCTGCAATCTCAAAGTGAAGGGCAGAAATCCCATGATCAGTTTGGTCATATTGTTGATCGCTCAAAACCTTTAATTGATACCTGTGGGACAGGTGGTGATGGCGCTTCTACTTTTAATATTTCCACTTCAGTTGCTTTTGTGGTAGCAGCAGCAGGGATACCTGTCGCTAAACATGGAAATCGTGCGGTTTCCAGTCGTTCGGGTTCCGCAGATGTTTTAGAAGCGATCGGCATTCATCTCGCCTCTCCCATCGAAAAAATTTATGAAGCACTCTCGGCAGTAGGCATTACATTTCTATTTGCTCCGAATTGGCATCCAGCAATGAGATCCGTAGGTGCAATTCGCAAGAGTTTAGGAGTGCGTACTGTTTTCAATTTAATAGGACCTTTAGTGAATCCACTCCATCCCACGGGTCAGGTTTTAGGAGTTTACAATAAAAGCTTAACCCATACCGTAGCTGAGGCGTTGCGGTTGCTCGATCGCCAACAAGCGGTAGTTTTGCATAGCCGCGAAGGTCTAGATGAAGCAGGTTTAGGTGATCTTACGGATATTTCATTTTTGAGTAATGGTCAGGTGACAGAGGAGGCAATTAATCCTCAATCTTTAGGATTAACTCCTGCACCATTAGCGAGTCTCAAGGGTGGGAATGTCCAAGAAAATGCAGATATTTTAAAAGCTGTTTTGCAAGGAAAAGGCGATCGCGCTCAAGCGGATTGTGTAGCTCTCAATAGTGGTTTAGCTTTGCGGATTGGTGGTGCTGCAAATAGTTGGAACGAAGGTGTGGAAATTGCCTCACAGATCATCCAAAGTGGCGCAGCATGGGATAAGGCGGAAGCATTAGTTCGATTCTTGAAATAA
- a CDS encoding glutathione S-transferase, which translates to MTLPILYSFRRCPYAIRARMALAYAGIAYELREVSLKNKPKEMLEISPKGTTPVMQIFQDVENSAQDFDQSFLILEESLDIMNWAVQQNDPCNWQNLSDADLAIAQQLIKTNDGEFKKALDRYKYPNRFPEQSQEFYRQQAEEVLQVLENQLQQNNFLISDRQTLADMAIFPFVRQFAYVNIDWFHSSPYTYLQKWLHWHETSEIFEFVMQKFPVWTPEQEKVIISQDFC; encoded by the coding sequence ATGACCTTGCCAATTCTTTATTCTTTTCGACGCTGCCCCTATGCAATTCGGGCAAGAATGGCGCTTGCCTATGCAGGGATTGCTTACGAACTGAGGGAAGTTTCGCTCAAAAACAAACCCAAGGAAATGCTAGAGATTTCGCCTAAGGGGACAACCCCAGTAATGCAGATTTTTCAGGATGTTGAGAACTCTGCTCAAGATTTCGATCAAAGTTTTTTAATTCTTGAAGAGAGCTTAGACATTATGAATTGGGCTGTCCAGCAAAATGATCCCTGTAATTGGCAAAATCTATCGGATGCAGATTTGGCGATCGCTCAACAATTAATTAAAACTAATGATGGCGAGTTTAAGAAGGCTTTAGATCGCTACAAATATCCCAATCGCTTTCCTGAGCAATCACAGGAGTTTTATCGTCAACAAGCTGAAGAAGTTCTGCAAGTATTAGAGAATCAACTTCAGCAAAATAATTTCTTGATTAGCGATCGCCAAACCCTTGCAGATATGGCAATTTTCCCTTTTGTGAGACAGTTTGCCTATGTAAATATCGATTGGTTTCATTCCAGCCCTTATACCTATCTCCAAAAGTGGCTCCATTGGCATGAAACCAGCGAAATCTTTGAGTTTGTCATGCAGAAATTTCCTGTATGGACACCAGAACAAGAAAAAGTCATTATCAGCCAAGATTTTTGTTAA
- the recO gene encoding DNA repair protein RecO, whose protein sequence is MPKEYQATGINLKGMPLGEHDRLLTILTKEYGLIKAVATGARKHRSAMAGRSGLFVVNDLQISVGRSMDRIKNAEMVQSFVGLGKTLAKLTAAQYLSELALMQALSAQPQEELFLVLVEHLNRIQDAENNHVLACLAHGTYHLLAIAGFAPQVHSCCISQRPVIANREIPKWKAGFSIVGGGVINLEITDPPSDGNPNSDRPINGMEIIGNDAIHNRISHYLNAPELLAIQELAQTDLTDNILKSQTTDWLTVERLLRAYAQYHFDRPIQSSALIDNCFFNI, encoded by the coding sequence TTGCCAAAAGAATATCAAGCTACAGGAATTAATCTTAAGGGAATGCCCTTGGGTGAGCACGATCGCCTATTGACGATCCTTACTAAGGAATATGGCTTGATCAAAGCAGTAGCTACTGGGGCACGTAAACATCGCTCGGCAATGGCAGGACGCTCTGGTTTATTTGTCGTCAATGATCTGCAAATTTCCGTGGGGCGATCGATGGATCGGATTAAAAATGCGGAAATGGTGCAATCTTTTGTAGGTTTGGGGAAAACTCTGGCTAAGCTCACGGCTGCTCAATATTTATCGGAACTGGCTCTGATGCAGGCGCTATCAGCACAACCTCAAGAGGAATTATTTTTAGTACTAGTTGAGCATCTCAATCGCATTCAGGATGCCGAAAATAACCATGTCTTGGCTTGCTTGGCGCATGGTACTTATCACTTGCTCGCGATCGCAGGTTTTGCCCCGCAGGTACATAGCTGCTGCATTTCGCAACGTCCTGTAATTGCCAATCGCGAAATTCCGAAATGGAAGGCTGGATTTAGTATCGTTGGTGGTGGGGTGATTAATCTGGAAATAACCGATCCTCCTAGTGACGGTAATCCGAATAGCGATCGCCCTATCAATGGCATGGAGATCATCGGCAATGACGCGATCCATAATCGGATTAGCCATTACCTAAATGCTCCTGAACTCTTGGCGATTCAGGAACTTGCACAAACCGATTTAACCGATAATATTTTAAAGTCACAGACAACAGATTGGCTTACAGTCGAAAGATTGTTACGAGCCTACGCACAGTATCATTTTGATAGACCAATCCAGTCTTCGGCACTGATTGACAACTGCTTTTTTAATATATGA
- a CDS encoding MFS transporter, whose translation MTHLFDPPTPNFPEHHDPHHVDPHHADHQQTIETSDSQIDTTSVDPVDSQSVLRNPNFLSLWSGQVFSQIADKIFLVLVIAIVSTQFQHEGETISGWVSAVMVAFTIPAILFGSIAGVYVDRWKKKTVLVSSNILRGALVLSIPLLLWITKNSVLPWGAPTGFWGLLCITFLVSTFTQFFTPAEQSAITLVVEKPKLLSANSLYTTTIMAALILGFALGEPLLALSDHLWHNFGQEVLVGGSYLIAGIILILLKTGETKEDLHRDSFHLWNDIKEGLQYLKDKKTSLSALIQLICTFSIIAALTVLAVRLAEVMPEIKSEQFGFLLAVASLGMAIGAGIVAKLGDRCSRQTLALVGSIGMAVFLTMLGFFSDRFGLGLIAIAGTGIFAGLCVIPMQTVIQEETPEDVRGKVFGLQNNAVNIALSLPLSVAGIAESYFGLQQVIFALSAIALFTGILTWYIARQLIES comes from the coding sequence ATGACCCATTTATTCGATCCGCCCACACCGAATTTCCCTGAACATCACGATCCCCACCACGTTGATCCACATCATGCCGATCACCAGCAGACCATAGAAACCAGCGATTCGCAGATTGATACTACTAGTGTCGATCCCGTTGATTCCCAATCTGTCCTTCGCAATCCTAACTTTTTATCACTGTGGAGTGGTCAAGTTTTTTCCCAGATTGCCGATAAGATTTTTCTCGTACTCGTCATTGCGATCGTCTCTACACAATTTCAGCATGAAGGCGAGACTATTAGCGGTTGGGTTTCCGCAGTTATGGTGGCATTTACAATTCCTGCGATTCTATTTGGGTCGATCGCAGGTGTATATGTCGATCGCTGGAAGAAAAAAACAGTTTTAGTTAGCTCCAATATTCTGCGCGGAGCCTTGGTGCTGAGCATTCCGCTATTACTCTGGATCACCAAAAATAGTGTGTTACCTTGGGGCGCACCGACTGGATTTTGGGGATTATTATGTATTACGTTTTTAGTCTCTACTTTTACGCAGTTCTTTACACCTGCGGAACAGTCTGCGATTACACTCGTAGTCGAGAAGCCAAAGCTATTATCTGCAAATTCGCTCTACACAACGACGATTATGGCAGCGCTAATTTTAGGCTTTGCTCTCGGTGAACCCCTCCTCGCTCTATCCGATCATCTGTGGCACAATTTTGGGCAAGAAGTGCTTGTAGGTGGTAGTTACTTAATCGCAGGGATCATCTTAATCCTCTTAAAAACGGGTGAAACGAAAGAGGATCTGCACCGTGATAGCTTTCATCTCTGGAATGACATTAAAGAGGGTTTACAATATCTCAAGGATAAAAAAACTTCGCTATCAGCTTTGATTCAGTTGATTTGTACCTTTTCGATTATTGCGGCGTTAACCGTACTGGCTGTGCGTTTAGCGGAGGTCATGCCCGAAATTAAGTCTGAGCAGTTTGGCTTTTTATTGGCAGTGGCTAGTTTAGGGATGGCGATCGGTGCTGGCATTGTGGCAAAACTAGGCGATCGCTGTAGTCGCCAAACCCTTGCTCTCGTTGGCTCGATTGGTATGGCTGTATTTTTAACAATGCTAGGATTTTTTAGCGATCGCTTTGGATTAGGACTAATCGCGATCGCAGGTACAGGGATTTTTGCAGGTCTATGCGTGATCCCTATGCAAACAGTAATTCAAGAAGAAACTCCTGAAGATGTACGCGGTAAAGTCTTCGGCTTACAAAATAATGCTGTAAATATTGCCCTCAGTTTGCCCCTATCGGTCGCAGGCATCGCCGAGTCCTATTTCGGATTGCAGCAAGTAATCTTTGCTCTCAGTGCGATCGCGCTATTTACAGGCATCCTCACTTGGTACATTGCCCGTCAACTGATCGAGTCCTAA
- a CDS encoding 3-isopropylmalate dehydratase large subunit codes for MGMTLTEKILAKASGKSYVSPGENIWVNADLLMTHDVCGPGTIGIFKKEFGSDAKVWDREKIVLIPDHYIFTKDARANRNVDILRDFAKEQDIKYFYDITDLSNFKANPDYKGVCHVALAQEGHTRPGEVLFGTDSHTCNAGAFGQFATGIGNTDAAFVMGTGKLLIKVPASMKFVFDGEMPPYLLAKDLILHVIGDISVSGANYRALEISGEAISKLTMEERMTLCNMAIEAGGKNGVIAPDQTTFDYVRSRTDKPFESLYADADAPYYYVKHYDVSKLEPVVAKPHSPDNRALVREVTDVKIDRVYIGSCTGGKTEDFYHAAKLLKGQQVKVPTYLVPATQKVYNDLFSIKIDGLTLSEIFLQAGCIEPASPSCAACLGGPQDTFGRVNEAEVCVSTTNRNFPGRMGNKQAQIYLASPYTAAASALTGHITDPRDFL; via the coding sequence ATGGGAATGACACTCACCGAAAAGATTTTGGCAAAAGCTTCGGGAAAAAGCTACGTTAGTCCAGGCGAAAATATTTGGGTGAATGCTGACCTGCTGATGACCCATGATGTCTGTGGTCCGGGTACAATTGGCATCTTTAAAAAAGAATTTGGTAGTGATGCGAAGGTTTGGGACAGAGAAAAAATCGTTTTAATTCCTGATCACTATATTTTCACTAAGGATGCAAGGGCGAACCGCAACGTCGATATTTTGCGAGATTTTGCCAAAGAACAGGACATTAAATATTTCTACGACATCACCGATCTTTCCAACTTTAAAGCTAACCCTGATTACAAAGGGGTGTGCCATGTTGCCCTAGCTCAAGAAGGTCACACCAGACCTGGAGAAGTTCTATTCGGTACTGATTCCCATACCTGCAATGCGGGAGCCTTTGGGCAGTTTGCTACGGGTATTGGTAATACTGACGCTGCCTTTGTGATGGGTACTGGCAAATTGTTGATCAAAGTACCTGCATCAATGAAGTTTGTCTTTGATGGCGAAATGCCTCCTTATCTCTTGGCAAAAGACTTGATCTTGCATGTCATCGGTGATATCAGCGTTAGTGGGGCAAACTATCGAGCCTTGGAAATTAGCGGTGAGGCAATTTCTAAGCTGACGATGGAAGAGCGGATGACTCTTTGCAATATGGCGATCGAGGCGGGCGGTAAAAATGGCGTGATTGCGCCTGATCAAACTACCTTTGACTATGTGCGATCGCGTACCGATAAGCCATTTGAATCGCTCTATGCTGACGCTGATGCCCCCTACTATTACGTCAAGCATTACGATGTATCTAAGCTAGAGCCTGTAGTTGCTAAGCCTCACTCTCCTGACAACCGTGCCCTTGTCCGTGAGGTGACAGATGTCAAAATCGATCGCGTTTACATCGGTTCTTGCACTGGTGGTAAAACTGAAGACTTCTACCATGCTGCCAAATTGCTGAAGGGACAACAGGTTAAGGTTCCTACCTATCTTGTACCTGCGACGCAGAAGGTTTACAACGATCTATTTAGCATCAAGATTGATGGATTAACCCTTTCTGAGATTTTCTTGCAAGCGGGTTGCATTGAGCCAGCATCACCTTCCTGTGCTGCTTGTTTGGGCGGACCACAAGATACCTTTGGACGAGTGAATGAAGCTGAGGTTTGCGTTTCCACCACTAACCGTAATTTCCCTGGACGGATGGGTAATAAGCAAGCGCAAATTTATCTTGCTTCGCCTTATACTGCTGCTGCATCTGCCTTAACAGGTCATATTACCGATCCTCGTGATTTTCTATAG
- a CDS encoding NAD-dependent malic enzyme translates to MPKLTPNPSFSLTFRVQLLNRAGMLSSVISALAEAGGNLGQIDLIQQTRKISVRDITVNAYSTEHMDKLIAVVKAVPEIRVLDVYDRTFQVHQGGKIHLEAKVAVKGQDDLAMVYTPGVGRVCMAIAEDKRKVYDYTIKCNTIAVVTDGTAVLGLGDIGPEAAMPVMEGKAMLFKQFAGLDAFPICLNTKDVDEIVETVKRIAPTFGGVNLEDISAPRCFEIEKRLKEELDIPVYHDDQHGTAIVVVAATINALKVVGKPIDTVRIVMNGAGASGIAVARLLREAGVKQISMCDSKGCLNKERTDLTAEKLEFVSDFSGSLADVIKGADMFIGLSVKGALTPEMVRSMAPAPIVFAMANPNPEIQPELVVNDVAVIATGRSDYANQINNVLAFPGIFRGALDARVHQITTQMNLGAAQAIASLVSASDLAPDFIIPSVFDPRVSHAVAAAVQAVARQQGLAND, encoded by the coding sequence ATGCCAAAACTAACACCTAACCCTAGCTTTAGCTTGACCTTCCGTGTGCAACTCCTCAACCGCGCAGGAATGCTGTCTTCTGTGATCAGCGCTCTAGCTGAAGCGGGCGGGAATCTAGGACAGATTGATTTAATCCAACAGACTCGCAAAATTTCGGTGCGTGACATTACGGTCAATGCCTATAGCACTGAACATATGGATAAGTTAATTGCCGTTGTCAAAGCAGTTCCCGAAATTCGCGTACTCGATGTTTACGATCGCACTTTCCAAGTTCACCAAGGTGGCAAAATCCATCTCGAAGCCAAAGTTGCTGTTAAAGGTCAAGATGACCTCGCCATGGTCTATACTCCCGGGGTGGGACGAGTCTGTATGGCGATCGCTGAAGATAAGCGTAAAGTTTATGACTACACGATTAAATGCAATACGATTGCTGTTGTCACCGATGGCACAGCAGTTTTAGGACTCGGTGACATTGGACCTGAAGCTGCCATGCCTGTAATGGAAGGTAAGGCAATGCTCTTCAAACAATTTGCAGGATTGGATGCGTTCCCAATTTGCCTCAACACCAAAGATGTTGATGAAATTGTGGAAACAGTTAAACGGATTGCACCAACATTTGGCGGTGTGAATCTAGAAGACATTAGCGCCCCACGCTGTTTTGAAATCGAAAAGCGCCTCAAAGAGGAATTAGATATTCCTGTTTATCACGACGACCAACATGGCACAGCAATTGTCGTAGTTGCTGCCACCATCAATGCCCTCAAGGTCGTTGGTAAACCCATCGATACAGTTCGGATCGTGATGAACGGTGCAGGAGCTTCAGGTATTGCCGTAGCCCGACTCTTGCGTGAAGCAGGTGTAAAGCAAATTTCGATGTGTGACTCTAAAGGATGTCTCAACAAAGAGCGCACCGATCTGACTGCGGAGAAATTAGAATTTGTCAGTGATTTCTCTGGTTCCTTAGCTGATGTAATTAAGGGAGCCGATATGTTTATTGGCTTAAGTGTCAAGGGAGCATTGACCCCTGAAATGGTCAGAAGTATGGCTCCTGCGCCAATTGTGTTCGCAATGGCAAACCCTAACCCTGAAATTCAACCTGAACTGGTGGTCAATGATGTTGCCGTAATTGCCACAGGTCGTAGTGACTACGCAAACCAAATCAATAATGTCCTTGCCTTCCCTGGAATTTTCCGAGGAGCACTTGATGCCCGAGTCCATCAAATTACTACTCAAATGAATTTAGGTGCTGCTCAAGCGATCGCCTCTTTAGTCAGCGCCAGCGATCTTGCTCCTGATTTCATCATTCCGTCCGTATTTGATCCGCGCGTTTCCCATGCTGTCGCTGCCGCCGTTCAGGCAGTTGCTCGCCAGCAAGGTTTAGCTAACGATTAG
- a CDS encoding GAF domain-containing protein, protein MMNPANRGLNSVLTRITNKLQQDSLVHDALHELRECLDVDRVALYYFYSHWKGQVTFEALSDHKYSIICSTGADECFKREYADLYIAGRIYWADDIEIAPISDCHRDFLRSLQVRSNLVAPVLNNGKLWGLLVAHHCQDVKKWEHSDITSMRLYSQGLSAAPSIQSEVLDFD, encoded by the coding sequence ATGATGAATCCTGCCAATCGCGGTTTGAATTCGGTTTTAACTCGAATTACCAATAAATTACAACAAGACTCCTTGGTTCATGATGCCTTACATGAACTGCGGGAGTGCTTAGATGTTGATCGCGTGGCTTTGTATTATTTCTATTCTCATTGGAAGGGACAGGTAACCTTTGAAGCTTTGAGCGATCATAAGTATTCGATCATTTGTTCAACGGGTGCTGATGAATGTTTTAAACGAGAGTATGCGGATTTGTATATAGCTGGGCGTATTTATTGGGCAGATGATATTGAAATTGCTCCTATCAGTGATTGCCACCGTGATTTCTTAAGAAGTTTGCAAGTCCGCTCCAATTTAGTAGCCCCTGTGCTTAATAATGGCAAGCTATGGGGGCTATTGGTAGCCCATCATTGCCAAGACGTGAAAAAATGGGAGCATTCGGACATTACCTCCATGCGTTTATATTCTCAAGGTTTATCGGCTGCACCATCTATTCAAAGCGAAGTTTTAGACTTTGACTAA
- the purH gene encoding bifunctional phosphoribosylaminoimidazolecarboxamide formyltransferase/IMP cyclohydrolase codes for MKPLALLSVSDKTGLLDLARELSTTYNFQLISSGGTAKAIKAAELEVTKVSDYTGAPEILGGRVKTLHPRIHGGILARLDLPEHQQDLNDNAIQPIRIVVVNLYPFEETIAKPNVTLEDAIENIDIGGPTLIRASAKNYKHVAVLSNPSQYAELLEELKANNGETTLEFRKKLAVAAFKHTQSYDTAIAKYLSGDLVSNLESLEEKSTNTLSSSYTLLCNNPKPLRYGENPHQPATWYQVGATPKGWSAAQQLQGKELSFNNLLDLEAARSIIAEFGDDQPAAVIIKHNNPCGVAIGSTIAEAYQKAFEADSTSAFGGIVALNRPIDEETAQLLNKTFLECVVAPACVPSVASILSKKQNLRVLVLSDFHQGSHETVKTIAGGMLVQRSDDESVKPDTWKVVTQKQPTPEQLQELIFAWKVSRHVKSNAIVITKDSTTIGIGAGQMNRVGSAKIALEQAGEKAQGAFLASDGFFPFDDSVRTAAAAGITAIVQPGGSLRDADSIKAADELGLVMVLTGIRHFLH; via the coding sequence ATGAAACCCCTTGCCCTTTTGAGTGTTTCTGATAAAACAGGACTACTCGACCTTGCCCGTGAGCTATCCACCACCTACAATTTTCAGCTAATCAGTAGCGGTGGCACAGCAAAGGCAATCAAGGCGGCAGAGCTTGAAGTTACTAAGGTTTCTGACTATACGGGAGCACCCGAAATTTTGGGCGGACGGGTCAAGACTTTGCACCCGCGCATTCATGGTGGCATTTTAGCGAGACTCGACCTGCCCGAACATCAGCAAGACTTGAATGATAACGCCATCCAGCCAATTCGGATTGTGGTCGTGAACCTCTATCCATTTGAAGAAACGATCGCGAAGCCTAATGTCACCCTCGAAGATGCGATCGAAAATATTGATATTGGGGGACCCACTCTGATCCGCGCTTCGGCAAAAAATTATAAACATGTGGCGGTACTGTCTAATCCTAGCCAATATGCCGAGTTGCTTGAAGAACTCAAAGCAAACAATGGTGAAACGACCCTAGAATTCCGTAAAAAATTAGCAGTTGCCGCCTTTAAACATACCCAGTCCTACGACACGGCGATCGCTAAATACTTGAGTGGTGATTTAGTATCTAATCTTGAGAGTTTAGAAGAGAAGTCTACCAATACCCTTTCTTCTTCCTATACCTTACTGTGTAACAATCCAAAGCCCTTGCGCTATGGTGAGAATCCTCATCAACCTGCCACATGGTATCAAGTGGGAGCAACTCCTAAAGGTTGGTCAGCCGCTCAGCAATTGCAAGGAAAGGAACTCAGCTTTAATAACCTCCTCGATCTCGAAGCAGCTCGCAGCATTATTGCCGAATTTGGTGATGATCAGCCTGCTGCCGTGATCATCAAACACAATAACCCCTGTGGCGTAGCGATCGGCTCAACCATTGCCGAAGCCTACCAAAAAGCCTTTGAAGCCGATTCCACTTCCGCTTTTGGTGGTATCGTTGCCCTCAATCGCCCCATTGATGAAGAGACAGCCCAACTTCTCAACAAAACCTTTTTGGAATGTGTAGTTGCGCCTGCCTGTGTGCCTAGTGTGGCAAGCATTCTCAGCAAAAAACAAAATCTGCGGGTACTAGTTCTATCCGATTTCCATCAAGGTTCCCATGAGACCGTAAAAACGATCGCAGGGGGAATGCTCGTCCAAAGATCCGATGATGAATCGGTCAAGCCTGACACATGGAAAGTCGTTACCCAAAAGCAACCTACCCCCGAACAGTTACAGGAACTAATTTTCGCTTGGAAAGTGAGCCGTCATGTCAAGTCCAATGCGATCGTCATTACCAAAGACTCCACCACGATCGGTATCGGCGCAGGGCAAATGAATCGCGTCGGTTCTGCGAAAATTGCCCTAGAGCAAGCAGGCGAAAAGGCTCAAGGTGCATTTCTCGCTAGCGATGGCTTCTTCCCCTTTGATGACTCGGTGCGGACTGCGGCGGCAGCAGGTATCACTGCGATCGTGCAACCGGGGGGCAGCTTACGCGATGCTGACTCGATCAAGGCGGCCGATGAACTTGGCTTAGTGATGGTACTTACAGGCATTCGCCACTTCTTACACTAA